From Cellulosimicrobium sp. ES-005, one genomic window encodes:
- a CDS encoding glycosyl hydrolase family 18 protein, producing MRLSLTPRARAPRAPGRRPQVVAAVTTLAVLATGLAGAAAAQATTPLAAATATACADPWSATPAYVGGATVSYGGQNYRAKWWTQNNVPGAEAYGPWESLGACGDTPTEEPTSDPTTDPTTDPTTDPTTDPTTDPTTDPTTDPTTDPTTEPTTDPAANPDEKCRPDGMAQTPGVKTPYCDVYDESGREKLPNGLDRRVIGYFSSWRTGTNGQPRYLASDIPWDKLSHINYAFAHIDGNDKVSVNAGAAGNAATDMTWPGVAGAEMDPALDYTGHFNLLAKYKKAHPGVKVIPAVGGWAETGGYFDASGKRVASGGFYTMTESQARIDTFADSVVDFVRQYGFDGIDIDYEYPTSNNQAGNPDDFQISDKRRGQLFQGYVNLMKTLREKLDAAGAQDGEYYMLTTATPSSGWLLRGMEVYQVTQYTDYVNMMTYDLHGAWNEYVGGNGALFDDGKDPELAAGGVYSAYKGIGYLNGDWASHYFRGAMQAGRINLGVPFYTRGFQGVQGGTYGMGGTAKAPAGFLCPAGTNNKCGYGAEGIDNLWYDSDPQGNAVPAGVNPMWHVLNLEKGVTGDYVSSYGVTDTIQGTYERHFDPVTKNEWWWNAQTKTFLSGDSTEAIAAKADYVANTGLGGLMIWELAGDFGYDQAKGQYEIGSTLVDLMHSKLSATTPYGASKANADRTMPTQALDVDIRYTEFALGDNNYPISPKVVFANNGAKDIPAGATISFQYGTTDPGEMSDWSGFKTTVTAKGHTGDNVGGLDGDFHTVQFTVPTGGIPAGGSITNQLKWSMPAAQFSNVIVTVDGVDYATTYDHPRGVTVVDLPGSGSGGGPGGPGTGTGECTAAAWVAGTVYTVGAVVSHGGHVWTARYWTQNDTPGASAWGPWADGGAC from the coding sequence ATGCGGTTGTCCCTGACCCCTCGGGCGCGCGCCCCCCGCGCTCCCGGACGCCGGCCACAGGTCGTCGCGGCCGTCACGACGCTCGCCGTGCTGGCCACCGGCCTCGCCGGTGCCGCGGCCGCGCAGGCCACGACCCCCCTCGCCGCCGCCACGGCCACGGCGTGCGCGGACCCCTGGTCCGCGACCCCCGCCTACGTGGGCGGCGCGACCGTCTCGTACGGCGGCCAGAACTACCGGGCGAAGTGGTGGACGCAGAACAACGTCCCGGGCGCGGAGGCGTACGGCCCCTGGGAGTCGCTCGGCGCGTGCGGCGACACCCCGACCGAGGAGCCGACGTCGGACCCGACCACGGACCCGACGACCGACCCGACGACGGACCCGACCACCGACCCCACGACGGACCCGACCACCGACCCCACGACGGACCCGACCACCGACCCCACGACGGAGCCGACGACCGACCCCGCCGCGAACCCGGACGAGAAGTGCCGTCCTGACGGCATGGCGCAGACGCCGGGCGTCAAGACGCCCTACTGCGACGTGTACGACGAGAGCGGTCGGGAGAAGCTGCCGAACGGGCTCGACCGCCGCGTCATCGGTTACTTCTCGAGCTGGCGGACCGGCACGAACGGCCAGCCGCGCTACCTCGCGAGCGACATCCCCTGGGACAAGCTCTCCCACATCAACTACGCGTTCGCGCACATCGACGGCAACGACAAGGTCTCCGTGAACGCGGGCGCGGCCGGCAACGCGGCGACGGACATGACGTGGCCGGGCGTCGCGGGTGCGGAGATGGACCCGGCGCTCGACTACACGGGCCACTTCAACCTGCTGGCGAAGTACAAGAAGGCCCACCCGGGCGTCAAGGTCATCCCGGCCGTGGGCGGCTGGGCCGAGACGGGCGGCTACTTCGACGCGAGCGGGAAGCGCGTCGCGTCCGGCGGCTTCTACACGATGACGGAGTCGCAGGCGCGCATCGACACCTTCGCGGACTCGGTCGTCGACTTCGTCCGCCAGTACGGGTTCGACGGCATCGACATCGACTACGAGTACCCGACGTCCAACAACCAGGCCGGCAACCCGGACGACTTCCAGATCTCCGACAAGCGCCGCGGGCAGCTCTTCCAGGGCTACGTGAACCTCATGAAGACCCTGCGCGAGAAGCTCGACGCGGCGGGCGCGCAGGACGGCGAGTACTACATGCTGACGACCGCGACGCCGTCGTCGGGCTGGCTGCTGCGCGGCATGGAGGTCTACCAGGTCACGCAGTACACGGACTACGTGAACATGATGACGTACGACCTGCACGGCGCCTGGAACGAGTACGTGGGCGGCAACGGCGCCCTGTTCGACGACGGCAAGGACCCCGAGCTCGCGGCCGGCGGCGTGTACAGCGCGTACAAGGGCATCGGCTACCTCAACGGCGACTGGGCCTCGCACTACTTCCGCGGCGCCATGCAGGCCGGCCGCATCAACCTGGGCGTGCCGTTCTACACGCGCGGCTTCCAGGGCGTCCAGGGCGGCACGTACGGCATGGGCGGCACCGCGAAGGCGCCGGCCGGGTTCCTCTGCCCGGCGGGCACGAACAACAAGTGCGGCTACGGCGCGGAGGGCATCGACAACCTCTGGTACGACAGCGACCCGCAGGGCAACGCGGTCCCGGCCGGCGTCAACCCGATGTGGCACGTGCTCAACCTCGAGAAGGGCGTGACGGGCGACTACGTCTCCTCGTACGGCGTCACGGACACGATCCAGGGCACGTACGAGCGCCACTTCGACCCGGTCACGAAGAACGAGTGGTGGTGGAACGCGCAGACGAAGACGTTCCTCTCCGGTGACTCGACCGAGGCGATCGCGGCCAAGGCGGACTACGTCGCGAACACCGGCCTCGGCGGCCTGATGATCTGGGAGCTCGCGGGCGACTTCGGCTACGACCAGGCGAAGGGCCAGTACGAGATCGGCAGCACGCTCGTCGACCTCATGCACAGCAAGCTCTCGGCCACGACGCCGTACGGCGCGTCGAAGGCGAACGCCGACCGGACGATGCCGACGCAGGCGCTCGACGTCGACATCCGGTACACGGAGTTCGCGCTCGGCGACAACAACTACCCGATCTCGCCCAAGGTCGTCTTCGCCAACAACGGCGCGAAGGACATCCCGGCGGGCGCGACGATCTCGTTCCAGTACGGCACGACCGACCCGGGCGAGATGAGCGACTGGAGCGGCTTCAAGACCACGGTCACCGCGAAGGGCCACACGGGGGACAACGTCGGCGGCCTCGACGGCGACTTCCACACCGTGCAGTTCACGGTCCCGACGGGGGGCATCCCGGCGGGCGGCTCGATCACGAACCAGCTCAAGTGGTCGATGCCGGCCGCCCAGTTCTCCAACGTGATCGTCACGGTCGACGGCGTGGACTACGCCACGACGTACGACCACCCGCGCGGCGTCACCGTCGTCGACCTCCCGGGCTCCGGGAGCGGCGGGGGGCCGGGCGGCCCCGGCACCGGCACGGGCGAGTGCACCGCCGCGGCCTGGGTCGCGGGCACGGTCTACACCGTCGGCGCGGTCGTGAGCCACGGCGGTCACGTGTGGACGGCGCGCTACTGGACCCAGAACGACACCCCCGGCGCCTCGGCGTGGGGTCCGTGGGCCGACGGCGGCGCGTGCTGA